A region of Candidatus Eisenbacteria bacterium DNA encodes the following proteins:
- the pgsC gene encoding poly-gamma-glutamate biosynthesis protein PgsC — protein MLIAEAIGLGLVASLFFVEAVGFAAGGFVVPGYIALFLDSPLRLLGTVLAATVTYLCMRVAGRFLLIYGRRSLVLAVLLGFVFGALTSRMPRIGALDEQGALTAIGFIIPGLLAYWMTRQGIVRTLSSMLVAATLVRFALIIIHGGALLETPLL, from the coding sequence ATGTTGATCGCCGAAGCGATCGGTCTCGGGCTCGTCGCGAGCCTCTTCTTCGTCGAGGCGGTCGGCTTCGCCGCCGGCGGCTTCGTGGTCCCCGGCTACATCGCGCTCTTTCTCGATTCGCCCCTCCGCCTTCTCGGAACGGTGCTCGCCGCGACCGTCACGTACCTCTGCATGCGCGTCGCGGGCCGTTTCCTTCTCATCTACGGAAGGAGAAGCCTCGTGCTCGCGGTCCTTCTCGGGTTCGTGTTCGGCGCGCTTACCTCGCGTATGCCTCGGATCGGCGCGCTCGATGAACAGGGGGCGCTCACCGCGATCGGCTTCATCATCCCCGGTCTTCTCGCGTATTGGATGACGCGGCAGGGGATCGTACGGACGCTCTCCTCGATGCTCGTCGCGGCGACTTTGGTCCGGTTCGCCCTCATCATCATCCACGGAGGTGCCCTTCTTGAAACGCCTCTTCTCTAG
- the pgsB gene encoding poly-gamma-glutamate synthase PgsB — protein MWVLLLLIAIVLVYWGIEAVRLHRALRAIPIRIHVNGSRGKSSVTRLLAAALRESGMRTAAKTTGSRARYILPDGSEEPLIRLGSPNICEQVGVLDRARREKAEAIVIECMAVRPDIQVIAEDGIVRSTIGVITNVRADHLDVMGPTVADVAYALSATLPRKGFAVVPPTHHVDVLQEQADARGTHLEIADPRSLPEGAMSGFAYLEHEENVATCLAVTRKLGIPDEAALRGMYRVIPDPGACTSWTIEHAGRTIEFHNIFAANDLESTASVWKRLGLDRSGDGPTVALLNLRADRVDRSVQFAEAVEQLIRADHYAIVGDTSDRVLRRYARRVPAERLHALGKMSPGEVFDRLAAIGEGTLRVGAIGNIGGIGHEILQYVYQRRREAC, from the coding sequence ATGTGGGTCCTCCTCCTCCTCATCGCGATCGTTCTCGTCTACTGGGGGATCGAGGCGGTTCGGCTCCATCGCGCCCTTCGCGCGATCCCGATTCGTATTCACGTGAACGGGAGCCGCGGGAAGTCGTCGGTCACGCGCCTCCTCGCGGCCGCTCTCCGCGAGTCGGGGATGCGGACGGCGGCGAAGACGACGGGGAGCAGGGCGCGCTACATCCTTCCGGACGGGAGCGAGGAACCGCTCATCCGGCTCGGCTCTCCCAACATCTGCGAGCAGGTCGGGGTCCTCGACCGTGCGCGCCGCGAGAAAGCGGAAGCGATCGTGATCGAGTGCATGGCGGTCCGCCCGGACATCCAAGTGATCGCGGAGGACGGCATCGTGCGCTCCACGATCGGCGTGATCACGAACGTGCGCGCCGACCATCTCGACGTGATGGGGCCGACGGTCGCGGATGTGGCGTATGCTCTCTCCGCCACGCTTCCGCGCAAGGGGTTCGCCGTCGTTCCGCCCACGCACCACGTCGATGTTCTGCAGGAACAGGCCGACGCCCGCGGGACGCACCTCGAGATCGCCGATCCGAGGAGCCTTCCGGAAGGCGCGATGAGCGGGTTCGCGTATCTCGAGCACGAGGAGAACGTAGCGACCTGCCTCGCGGTCACGAGGAAGCTTGGCATTCCCGACGAAGCCGCGCTCCGCGGCATGTACCGCGTGATCCCGGATCCCGGCGCTTGCACAAGCTGGACGATCGAGCACGCGGGACGCACGATCGAGTTCCACAACATCTTCGCCGCGAACGATCTCGAGTCGACCGCTTCGGTCTGGAAGCGCCTCGGGCTCGATCGGAGCGGGGACGGGCCGACGGTCGCGCTTCTCAACCTCCGCGCCGACCGCGTCGATCGGTCGGTCCAGTTCGCGGAGGCGGTGGAGCAGCTCATCCGCGCCGACCACTACGCGATTGTTGGCGATACGAGCGACCGCGTCCTCCGGCGCTATGCCAGGCGCGTCCCCGCGGAGCGCCTGCACGCGCTCGGGAAGATGTCGCCCGGCGAGGTCTTCGACCGTCTCGCCGCGATCGGCGAAGGGACTCTCCGGGTCGGCGCGATCGGCAACATCGGCGGGATCGGCCACGAGATCCTTCAATACGTCTATCAAAGGAGACGGGAAGCATGTTGA
- a CDS encoding DUF1624 domain-containing protein — protein MSRSERFHFIDQFRGLVGVLMLLGHSSYYFNAVWRYLDPIDPVFDNWPQFALRYLGYICAPGFLMMNGAMVWYSYTKRRGAGDADWSARWHLIQRGLFLVLVQMTWVNSSWGGFAEFKPGHLGIIACIGLAMVFLTLFVDRPWPFRLGIGLGLFAVHPLLLRISYDPSIMNIQTILMQTFVDSGEFNKYPVLPWLGLAAMGSVMAEGWICGWKTADRRVLMGLGIGIAAILLATFVRLGRGYGNLFPFTSLGAYSFFIDQKYPPSLYHNLWFFGSVSIGVAAITAIGRWAPKLPAVLGIVGRVPLFFYCVHIGILGIFSKRIGIYYREGGVAASLVGFALMLVVMLPLAAWFGGVKRRSKNYLIGLI, from the coding sequence TTGAGTCGGAGCGAGCGATTTCACTTCATCGATCAGTTCCGCGGGCTCGTCGGCGTCCTCATGCTCCTCGGGCACAGCTCGTACTACTTCAACGCGGTCTGGAGATACCTCGACCCGATCGACCCGGTCTTCGACAACTGGCCGCAATTCGCGCTCCGCTATCTCGGGTACATCTGCGCGCCGGGCTTCCTCATGATGAACGGCGCGATGGTCTGGTACTCGTACACGAAGCGCCGCGGAGCGGGAGACGCCGACTGGAGCGCGCGCTGGCACCTCATCCAGCGCGGCCTCTTCCTCGTTCTCGTACAGATGACGTGGGTGAACTCCTCGTGGGGGGGCTTCGCGGAGTTCAAGCCGGGGCATCTCGGCATCATCGCGTGCATCGGGCTCGCGATGGTCTTTCTCACGCTCTTCGTGGATCGCCCCTGGCCGTTCCGCCTCGGGATCGGGCTCGGGCTCTTCGCCGTTCATCCGCTCCTCCTTCGGATCTCGTACGATCCGTCGATCATGAATATCCAAACGATTCTCATGCAAACCTTCGTCGATTCCGGCGAGTTCAACAAGTACCCGGTCCTTCCGTGGCTCGGTCTCGCCGCGATGGGCTCGGTGATGGCCGAGGGATGGATCTGCGGCTGGAAGACGGCGGACCGCCGCGTGCTCATGGGGCTCGGCATCGGGATCGCGGCGATTCTCCTGGCGACCTTCGTCCGCCTCGGGCGGGGCTACGGGAACCTCTTCCCGTTCACCTCACTCGGCGCGTACTCCTTCTTCATCGATCAGAAGTACCCGCCGAGCCTCTACCACAATTTGTGGTTCTTCGGGTCGGTGTCGATCGGCGTGGCGGCGATCACGGCGATCGGGAGATGGGCGCCGAAGCTTCCCGCCGTTCTCGGGATCGTCGGGCGTGTTCCCCTCTTCTTCTACTGCGTGCACATCGGGATCCTCGGGATCTTTTCGAAGCGCATCGGGATCTACTACCGCGAAGGGGGAGTGGCCGCCTCGCTCGTCGGATTCGCGCTGATGCTCGTCGTGATGCTCCCCCTCGCCGCCTGGTTCGGCGGCGTGAAGAGGCGGAGCAAGAACTACCTCATCGGGCTGATCTGA